One segment of Mycolicibacterium neworleansense DNA contains the following:
- a CDS encoding neutral zinc metallopeptidase encodes MSRRTLFGIALAVCTAVSLTACASLVGGTPVSVFSDPFSVAGMPATDGSSGLRPDAEKPSREVDDTDGGKSDNLAASAVSDLEDFWSSAYSQAFDGEFQPVRALISWDAESFDGEFCGMETYGLVNAAFCKPDRTIGWDRGVLIPGLRRQNGDMGAVMVLAHEYGHAIQQQAGLISRSTPTLVAEQQADCLAGSYMRWVAEGDSPRFTLSTADGLNNLLAAVIAFRDPLLTEAEAQMGIDEHGSAFERISAFQFGFTDGPAACAAIDVKEIDQRRGDLPVLLPEDQSGDLDITERWVRSIVDALNITFKPADPPQLDFRPDAAVDCPGARPSPPVSYCPDTNTIVVDLAELQLLAEPSEDVDVGDLAGGDNTAFSVLISRYTLALQHARGLVLDNAEAALRTACLTGVATAKMIKPVNLPNGDTILLTAGDVDEAVSGILTNGLAASDVNGESVPSGFARIDAFRVGILGDEDRCLKRFA; translated from the coding sequence ATGAGCCGACGCACCCTGTTCGGTATCGCGCTCGCGGTGTGCACGGCGGTGTCATTGACCGCGTGCGCATCTCTGGTCGGCGGCACGCCGGTGTCGGTGTTCAGCGATCCGTTCTCGGTTGCCGGCATGCCGGCCACCGATGGGTCCAGCGGGTTGCGTCCCGATGCCGAGAAGCCCTCGCGCGAGGTCGACGACACCGACGGGGGCAAGAGCGACAATCTGGCCGCCAGTGCCGTCAGTGACCTCGAGGACTTCTGGTCGAGTGCGTACTCGCAGGCGTTTGACGGCGAGTTCCAACCGGTGCGCGCGCTGATCTCCTGGGACGCCGAGAGTTTCGACGGAGAATTCTGCGGTATGGAGACCTACGGACTGGTCAATGCCGCGTTCTGCAAACCGGATCGGACCATCGGCTGGGACCGCGGTGTGCTGATACCCGGCCTGCGCCGGCAGAACGGCGACATGGGCGCGGTCATGGTGCTCGCGCACGAGTACGGCCATGCGATCCAGCAGCAGGCCGGGCTGATCAGCCGCAGTACACCCACCCTGGTCGCCGAACAGCAGGCGGACTGTCTGGCCGGCAGCTACATGCGCTGGGTGGCCGAAGGTGATTCGCCCCGGTTCACGCTCAGTACCGCCGACGGGCTCAACAACCTGCTGGCCGCGGTGATCGCGTTCCGGGACCCACTGCTGACCGAGGCCGAGGCCCAGATGGGCATCGACGAGCACGGGTCGGCGTTCGAACGGATCTCGGCATTCCAGTTCGGGTTCACCGACGGGCCCGCGGCGTGTGCCGCGATCGACGTCAAGGAGATCGACCAGCGGCGCGGCGATCTTCCGGTCCTGTTGCCGGAGGACCAGAGCGGCGACCTGGACATCACCGAGCGCTGGGTCCGCTCGATTGTCGACGCGCTCAACATCACCTTCAAGCCCGCCGATCCCCCGCAGCTCGACTTCCGGCCCGACGCCGCCGTGGACTGTCCTGGTGCGCGACCCAGCCCGCCGGTTTCCTACTGTCCTGACACCAACACGATCGTGGTCGATCTGGCCGAATTGCAGTTGCTTGCCGAACCGTCCGAGGACGTCGATGTCGGCGACCTCGCCGGCGGTGACAACACCGCTTTCTCGGTGCTGATCTCGCGCTACACCCTGGCCCTGCAGCATGCCCGCGGCCTGGTGCTGGACAACGCCGAGGCGGCGCTGCGCACGGCCTGTCTGACGGGCGTGGCCACGGCCAAGATGATCAAACCCGTCAACCTGCCCAACGGTGACACGATCCTGCTGACCGCCGGCGATGTCGACGAGGCGGTGTCGGGCATCCTCACCAACGGGTTGGCGGCCAGCGACGTCAACGGTGAATCGGTGCCCTCGGGCTTCGCCCGCATCGATGCCTTCCGGGTCGGCATCCTCGGCGACGAGGACCGCTGCCTCAAACGGTTCGCGTGA
- a CDS encoding ATP-dependent DNA helicase, translating to MTTKAKPSREVANVVTNLLKIAVTGLGGASRPGQVEMAEAVANAFESGEHLAVQAGTGTGKSLAYLVPSIARALQTEQPVVVSTATIALQRQLVDRDLPRLVNSLADALPRKPAFALLKGRGNYLCLNKIHNGATEEPADLPQVELFSPMAVSAMGRDVQRLTEWSSDTETGDRDELVPGVPDRSWSQVSVSARECIGVSRCQFGTDCFAERAREKAGAADVVVTNHALLAIDALSDFSVLPEYELLVVDEAHELADRVTGVATAELSATSMAVAHRRMSRLVDDELAQRFEAAVATLSSLLHELDAGRIDVLDEELGIYLTALRDAANAARTAIDTSPSDPQAASARTEAVTALNDVSDTATRILTSFVPPIPDRVDVVWVAREESANATRVIMRVAPMSVSGLLRTRLFANTTAVLTSATLTLGGNFDAMARNWGLGGVADADGPAKPGAAGAPAKPGWRGLDVGSPFDHAKSAILYVAKHLPPPGRDGTDSRTLDEIEGLITAAGGRTLGLFSSMRAAKAAAEVMRERLSTPVLCQGEDTTSALVQQFSDDPETSLFGTLSLWQGVDVPGPSLSLVLIDRIPFPRPDDPLLTARQRAISAHGGNGFMAIAANHAALLLAQGTGRLLRHTDDRGVIAVLDSRLATARYGGYLRSSLPPFWSTTDPDRVRQSLKRLRGAG from the coding sequence ATGACGACCAAAGCGAAGCCATCCCGCGAGGTGGCCAACGTGGTGACCAACCTCCTCAAGATCGCCGTCACAGGGCTCGGCGGGGCCAGCCGTCCGGGCCAGGTGGAGATGGCCGAGGCGGTCGCCAACGCCTTCGAGTCCGGGGAACACCTGGCGGTGCAGGCCGGGACCGGCACCGGCAAGTCGCTGGCATATCTGGTGCCGTCGATCGCCCGCGCGCTGCAGACCGAACAGCCGGTGGTGGTCTCGACGGCCACCATCGCCCTGCAACGTCAGCTCGTCGACCGTGACCTGCCCCGACTGGTGAACTCACTGGCCGACGCATTGCCCCGCAAGCCCGCGTTCGCGTTGCTGAAGGGCCGGGGGAACTACCTGTGCCTCAACAAGATTCACAACGGAGCGACCGAAGAACCGGCGGACCTTCCCCAGGTCGAGCTGTTCTCCCCGATGGCGGTCAGCGCCATGGGCCGCGACGTGCAGCGGCTCACCGAATGGTCCTCGGACACCGAGACCGGGGACCGCGACGAACTGGTTCCCGGTGTGCCGGACCGGTCCTGGTCCCAGGTCAGCGTGTCGGCGCGAGAGTGCATCGGCGTATCGCGCTGTCAGTTCGGCACCGACTGCTTCGCCGAGCGGGCGCGCGAGAAGGCCGGTGCCGCCGACGTCGTCGTCACCAATCACGCCCTGCTGGCCATCGACGCGCTCTCCGACTTCTCGGTGCTGCCCGAGTACGAGCTGCTGGTGGTCGACGAGGCCCATGAGCTGGCCGACCGGGTCACCGGGGTGGCCACCGCCGAACTGTCGGCGACGTCCATGGCGGTGGCGCACCGCAGGATGTCACGACTGGTCGATGATGAACTGGCGCAACGCTTCGAGGCCGCCGTCGCGACGCTGTCCTCGCTGCTGCACGAGCTCGACGCCGGCCGCATCGACGTGCTCGACGAGGAACTGGGCATCTACCTGACCGCACTGCGCGACGCGGCGAACGCGGCGCGCACCGCAATCGATACCAGCCCCAGCGACCCGCAGGCCGCCTCGGCCCGCACCGAGGCCGTCACCGCACTCAACGACGTCAGCGATACCGCCACCCGCATCCTCACGTCGTTCGTCCCACCCATCCCCGACCGCGTCGACGTGGTCTGGGTGGCACGGGAAGAAAGCGCGAACGCCACCCGGGTGATCATGCGGGTGGCCCCGATGTCGGTGTCGGGCCTGCTGCGAACGAGATTGTTCGCCAACACCACCGCGGTGTTGACCTCGGCGACGCTGACCCTCGGCGGCAACTTCGATGCGATGGCCCGCAACTGGGGCCTGGGCGGCGTCGCCGACGCCGATGGGCCGGCAAAACCGGGCGCGGCCGGCGCGCCCGCCAAACCGGGCTGGCGCGGCCTGGACGTGGGATCCCCATTCGACCACGCCAAATCCGCGATCCTGTACGTGGCCAAGCATTTGCCGCCGCCCGGACGGGACGGCACCGATAGCCGGACACTCGACGAGATCGAGGGCCTGATCACCGCTGCCGGGGGGCGCACCCTGGGCCTGTTCTCGTCGATGCGCGCGGCCAAGGCCGCCGCCGAGGTCATGCGCGAGCGACTGTCCACCCCGGTGCTGTGTCAGGGCGAGGACACCACTTCCGCTCTGGTTCAACAGTTTTCCGACGACCCCGAGACATCGCTGTTCGGCACGTTGTCGCTGTGGCAGGGCGTGGACGTACCAGGGCCCTCATTGTCCCTGGTACTGATCGACCGGATTCCGTTTCCCCGTCCCGACGATCCGTTGCTGACCGCCCGCCAGCGGGCGATCAGCGCCCACGGCGGCAACGGTTTCATGGCGATCGCCGCCAACCACGCCGCGCTGCTTCTGGCCCAGGGCACCGGCCGGCTGCTGCGCCACACCGACGATCGCGGGGTGATCGCGGTGCTGGACTCCCGGCTGGCGACCGCCCGCTACGGCGGCTACCTGCGTTCGTCATTGCCCCCGTTCTGGTCCACCACCGACCCTGACCGGGTGCGTCAGTCGCTGAAGCGGCTTCGGGGAGCGGGCTGA
- a CDS encoding nicotinate phosphoribosyltransferase, translated as MTVALLTDKYELTMLAAALRDGTAHRRTTFEVFARRLPEGRRYGVVAGTGRFVEALAEFTFIPEMLDELSDFLDPATLEFLSNYRFSGDIDGYAEGELYFPGSPVLSVHGTFAECVVLETLVLSILNHDTAIASAAARMVSAAHGRPMIEMGSRRTHEQAAVAAARAAYLAGFTGSSNLAAQQRYGVPALGTAAHAYTLVHTTESGPDEQAAFRGQVAALGVGTTLLVDTYDITAGVVNAIAAAGPELGAVRIDSGDLGVLARQVRQQLDELGATSTKIVVSGDLDEFAIAALAAEPVGSYGVGTSVVTGSGAPTAGMVYKLVEVDGMPVAKRSSHKESHGGRKQAVRLAKASGTIVEEVVYPYGEEPVETSGLTARPLTVPLVTGGVPVGRPHPATELAAARERVAAGLHSLPWDGLKLSRGEPAIPTRVVPPRP; from the coding sequence GTGACCGTCGCGCTGCTCACCGACAAGTACGAGCTGACGATGCTCGCCGCCGCGCTGCGCGACGGCACAGCGCACCGCCGCACCACGTTCGAAGTCTTTGCCCGTCGGCTGCCCGAGGGGCGCCGTTATGGCGTGGTCGCCGGCACCGGCCGCTTTGTGGAAGCGTTGGCGGAGTTCACGTTCATCCCCGAAATGCTCGACGAACTCTCCGATTTCCTGGACCCGGCGACATTGGAATTTCTGTCGAACTACCGGTTCAGCGGTGACATCGACGGCTACGCCGAGGGAGAGCTCTACTTCCCCGGCTCGCCCGTGCTGTCCGTGCACGGGACCTTCGCCGAGTGCGTGGTCCTGGAGACGCTCGTGCTGTCAATCCTCAACCACGACACGGCGATCGCCTCGGCAGCGGCCCGGATGGTCAGCGCCGCCCACGGCCGGCCCATGATCGAGATGGGCTCGCGCCGCACCCACGAGCAGGCCGCCGTCGCCGCGGCCCGCGCGGCCTATCTCGCCGGGTTCACCGGATCGTCGAATCTGGCCGCCCAGCAGCGTTACGGGGTGCCGGCGCTGGGCACCGCGGCGCACGCCTACACGTTGGTGCACACCACCGAGTCCGGCCCCGACGAGCAGGCGGCGTTCCGTGGCCAGGTGGCAGCCCTCGGCGTCGGCACCACCCTGCTGGTGGACACCTATGACATCACCGCGGGCGTGGTCAACGCGATCGCGGCGGCCGGTCCGGAACTGGGCGCGGTGCGCATCGACTCCGGCGATCTGGGTGTACTGGCCCGCCAGGTGCGCCAGCAGCTCGACGAGCTCGGCGCCACCAGTACCAAGATCGTGGTCTCGGGCGATCTGGACGAATTCGCGATCGCCGCCCTGGCGGCCGAGCCGGTCGGCAGCTACGGTGTCGGCACCTCGGTGGTCACCGGGTCGGGCGCGCCGACCGCGGGCATGGTCTACAAGCTGGTCGAGGTCGACGGGATGCCGGTGGCCAAGCGCAGCAGCCACAAGGAATCCCACGGCGGCCGCAAGCAGGCCGTCCGGCTCGCCAAGGCCTCGGGCACGATCGTCGAAGAAGTGGTCTACCCGTACGGCGAGGAGCCGGTGGAGACATCGGGGCTCACCGCCCGGCCGCTCACCGTGCCGCTGGTGACCGGCGGCGTCCCCGTCGGAAGGCCCCACCCCGCCACCGAACTGGCCGCCGCGCGTGAGCGGGTCGCCGCCGGGCTGCACAGCCTGCCGTGGGACGGGCTGAAACTGTCCCGCGGCGAGCCGGCCATCCCCACCCGGGTCGTGCCACCCAGACCATGA
- the clpS gene encoding ATP-dependent Clp protease adapter ClpS — MVTPAKARPGTREERSVGVSPREDSATESPWVTIVWDDPVNLMTYVTYVFQKLFGYSEPHATKLMMQVHNEGKAVVSAGSRESMETDVSKLHAAGLWATMQQDR, encoded by the coding sequence ATGGTTACACCGGCGAAGGCCCGACCGGGGACCCGTGAAGAGCGCAGTGTGGGTGTGTCGCCCCGGGAAGATTCAGCCACCGAAAGCCCGTGGGTGACCATCGTCTGGGACGATCCGGTCAACCTGATGACCTATGTCACCTACGTGTTCCAGAAACTGTTCGGATACAGCGAGCCGCATGCCACCAAACTCATGATGCAGGTGCACAACGAGGGCAAGGCCGTGGTGTCGGCAGGCAGCCGCGAGTCGATGGAAACCGACGTGTCCAAACTGCACGCCGCGGGGCTGTGGGCCACCATGCAGCAGGACCGCTGA
- the aosR gene encoding oxidative stress transcriptional regulator AosR, with protein MRKWKRVETADGLRLRSALEAHEAALLSSLGNSMLGMLDERGSSGPTDELEMITGMKTGNPQPPEDATMKRLLPDFYRPQTEHPAGSGTAESLNSALRGLHEPAIIGAKREAAQRLLDTIPDGGGKFELTEPDAEAWAAAVNDIRLALGTMLDIGPRGPEQLPAEHPMAGHLDVYQWLTVLQEYLVLGLMGR; from the coding sequence GTGCGCAAATGGAAACGGGTCGAGACCGCCGACGGTCTGCGGTTGCGCTCGGCGTTGGAGGCCCACGAGGCGGCGTTGTTGTCGAGCCTGGGCAATTCGATGCTCGGGATGCTCGACGAGCGTGGATCGTCAGGACCCACAGACGAACTCGAGATGATCACCGGGATGAAGACCGGCAATCCCCAGCCGCCCGAGGACGCCACCATGAAGCGTCTGCTCCCGGATTTCTATCGGCCGCAGACCGAGCACCCGGCCGGCTCCGGTACCGCCGAGAGTCTCAACAGTGCGCTGCGCGGTCTGCACGAACCGGCCATCATCGGCGCCAAACGTGAAGCGGCTCAACGGTTGTTGGACACCATCCCGGATGGTGGCGGCAAGTTCGAGCTGACCGAGCCCGACGCCGAGGCGTGGGCCGCGGCCGTCAACGACATCCGGTTGGCGTTGGGCACCATGCTCGACATCGGTCCGCGGGGGCCCGAGCAGTTGCCTGCCGAGCACCCGATGGCCGGACACCTCGACGTCTACCAGTGGCTGACCGTGCTGCAGGAGTACCTCGTTCTCGGCCTGATGGGGAGATAA
- a CDS encoding P1 family peptidase has translation MGSITDIGGILVGHHHRIDPDVTLGSGWASGSTVVLTPPGTVGAVDGRGGAPGTRETDLLDPINTVRHVDAVVLTGGSAYGLAAADGVMTWLEEQGRGVAMDGGVVPIVPAAVIFDLPVGGWANRPTAEFGYAAASAASTEFALGTVGGGVGARAGVLKGGVGTASVTLDCGVTVGALVVLNAAGDVIDPATGLPWMARMIEEFGLIAPPADQLAAYADRHREIGPLNTTIAVVATDAELSPAGCRRVAVAAHDGLARTISPCHTPLDGDTVFALATGAVTVEPDEKTPVAMSPETALVTRVGAAAADCLARAVLVGLLAAEPVAGIPTYRDMLPGAFE, from the coding sequence ATGGGTTCGATCACCGACATCGGCGGCATCCTGGTCGGCCACCATCACCGCATCGACCCCGACGTGACGCTCGGCTCGGGATGGGCGTCGGGATCAACCGTCGTGCTCACCCCGCCCGGCACGGTCGGCGCCGTCGACGGTCGCGGCGGTGCCCCCGGCACCCGCGAGACAGATCTCCTCGACCCGATCAACACCGTGCGCCACGTCGATGCCGTGGTGCTGACCGGCGGCAGCGCCTACGGGCTGGCAGCTGCCGACGGTGTGATGACCTGGCTGGAGGAGCAGGGCCGCGGCGTGGCGATGGACGGCGGCGTGGTGCCGATCGTGCCCGCCGCGGTGATCTTCGACCTGCCGGTGGGCGGCTGGGCCAACCGGCCGACGGCCGAGTTCGGCTACGCGGCGGCCTCGGCGGCGTCCACCGAGTTCGCGCTGGGTACCGTCGGCGGCGGGGTCGGTGCGCGGGCCGGGGTGCTCAAGGGCGGCGTTGGTACCGCCTCGGTGACCCTGGATTGCGGGGTGACCGTCGGTGCCCTGGTGGTGCTCAACGCCGCCGGCGATGTGATCGATCCGGCCACCGGTCTGCCCTGGATGGCGCGGATGATCGAGGAGTTCGGGCTCATCGCCCCGCCTGCCGATCAGCTCGCCGCGTACGCCGACCGCCACCGCGAGATCGGCCCGCTGAACACCACCATCGCGGTGGTCGCCACCGATGCCGAGCTGAGCCCGGCCGGGTGCCGCCGGGTGGCCGTCGCCGCACACGACGGGTTGGCCAGGACCATCTCGCCGTGTCACACCCCGTTGGATGGCGATACGGTGTTTGCGCTGGCGACCGGCGCGGTGACCGTCGAACCCGACGAGAAAACGCCGGTCGCGATGTCACCGGAGACCGCACTGGTCACCCGGGTCGGGGCGGCCGCGGCCGATTGTCTGGCCCGCGCCGTGCTGGTCGGGCTACTGGCCGCCGAGCCGGTGGCCGGAATACCGACCTACCGTGACATGTTGCCGGGAGCGTTCGAATGA
- a CDS encoding Mov34/MPN/PAD-1 family protein — translation MLVIRRDLVEAMVAHARADHPDEACGVIAGPEGSDRPDRFIAMVNAERSPTFYRFDSGEQLKVWRALEDAGDAPIVIYHSHTATEAYPSRTDISYASEPDAHYVLISTRDPQEHELRSYRIVDGVVTEEPVTIVEQYT, via the coding sequence GTGCTGGTGATCCGCCGGGATCTCGTCGAGGCGATGGTGGCGCATGCCCGCGCCGACCACCCTGACGAGGCGTGTGGGGTGATCGCCGGGCCGGAGGGCTCCGATCGGCCGGACCGGTTCATCGCGATGGTCAACGCCGAGCGTTCCCCGACGTTCTACCGATTCGATTCGGGGGAGCAGCTCAAGGTGTGGCGTGCGTTAGAAGATGCGGGTGACGCTCCGATTGTCATCTACCACTCACACACCGCGACCGAGGCCTACCCGAGCCGCACCGACATCTCCTACGCCTCCGAGCCGGATGCCCACTATGTGCTCATCTCCACCCGGGACCCGCAAGAGCACGAACTGCGCAGCTACCGCATCGTCGACGGCGTCGTCACCGAAGAACCCGTCACTATCGTCGAGCAGTACACCTAA
- a CDS encoding MoaD/ThiS family protein encodes MAVTVSIPTILRPHTDGQKRVSASGDTLQAVIADLEANYSGISGRLVDPDNPGKLHRFVNIYVNDEDVRFSGGLDTAITDGDSVTILPAVAGG; translated from the coding sequence ATGGCAGTAACCGTTTCGATCCCGACCATCCTGCGTCCGCACACCGACGGGCAGAAGCGCGTCAGCGCCTCCGGCGACACCCTGCAGGCGGTGATCGCCGATCTCGAGGCCAACTACTCCGGGATTAGCGGTCGCCTCGTCGACCCCGACAATCCGGGCAAGTTGCACCGCTTCGTCAACATCTACGTCAACGACGAGGACGTGCGGTTCTCCGGCGGCCTGGACACCGCGATCACCGACGGCGACTCCGTGACGATCCTGCCTGCCGTGGCAGGAGGGTGA
- a CDS encoding cysteine synthase yields the protein MTRYDSLLQALGNTPLVGLQHLSPRWEDGPDGPHVRLWAKLEDRNPTGSIKDRPALRMIEQAERDGLLSPGATILEPTSGNTGISLAMAAMLKGYNMICVMPENTSIERRQILELYGAKIIFSPAEGGSNTAVATAKELAAENPSWVMLYQYGNPANTDAHYYGTGPELLADLPEITHFVAGLGTTGTLMGTGRFLREQVPGVQIVAAEPRYGEGVYALRNIDEGFIPELYDPDVLTTRFSVGSYDAVKRTRDLVTREGIFAGISTGAVLHAALGMGAKAIKAGERADIAFVVADAGWKYLSTGAYAGSLDDAEDALEGQLWA from the coding sequence ATGACCAGATACGACTCGCTGCTGCAGGCACTCGGCAACACCCCGTTGGTCGGGCTGCAGCACCTGTCGCCCCGGTGGGAGGACGGCCCGGACGGGCCGCACGTGCGGTTGTGGGCCAAGCTCGAGGACCGCAACCCGACCGGCTCGATCAAGGATCGGCCGGCGCTGCGCATGATCGAGCAGGCCGAGCGTGACGGTTTGCTCAGCCCGGGGGCCACGATCCTGGAACCCACCAGCGGCAACACCGGAATCTCGCTGGCGATGGCCGCGATGCTCAAGGGCTACAACATGATCTGCGTGATGCCCGAGAACACCTCCATCGAGCGGCGGCAGATCCTCGAACTCTACGGCGCGAAGATCATCTTCAGCCCGGCCGAAGGTGGTTCCAATACCGCCGTGGCGACCGCGAAAGAGCTTGCGGCAGAGAACCCTTCGTGGGTGATGCTGTACCAGTACGGCAATCCGGCCAACACCGACGCGCACTACTACGGCACCGGCCCGGAGCTGCTGGCCGATCTGCCCGAGATCACCCACTTCGTCGCCGGGCTCGGTACCACCGGCACGCTGATGGGCACCGGCCGATTCCTGCGCGAGCAGGTCCCGGGTGTGCAGATCGTGGCTGCCGAACCGCGTTACGGCGAGGGCGTGTACGCGCTGCGCAACATCGATGAGGGATTCATCCCCGAGCTGTACGACCCCGACGTGCTGACCACGCGGTTCTCGGTGGGTTCCTACGACGCGGTCAAACGCACCCGCGATCTGGTGACCCGCGAAGGCATCTTCGCCGGCATCTCCACCGGCGCGGTCCTGCACGCGGCACTCGGTATGGGCGCCAAGGCCATCAAGGCCGGTGAGCGCGCCGACATCGCCTTCGTGGTCGCCGACGCCGGCTGGAAGTATCTGTCCACCGGTGCCTACGCCGGTAGCCTTGATGACGCAGAGGACGCGTTGGAGGGGCAGCTATGGGCGTGA
- a CDS encoding rhomboid family intramembrane serine protease: protein MTQRTRWRGSYGRERAGVTNPGLPSSTEPKKRPAWVVGGLTIVSFVALLYAIEIVDTVMGHRLDQDGIRPLQTDGLWGILWAPLLHGGWPHLIANTVPALVLGFLMTLAGMGRFIAATAIIWIVGGFGTWLIGNIGLHCPYVTVQCTSTHIGASGLIFGWLAFLIVFGFFTRNVWEIVIGIVVLFVYGGVLFGVLPGNAGVSWQGHLSGAIAGVVAAYLLSGPERKAREARKRPNQLTA, encoded by the coding sequence ATGACGCAGAGGACGCGTTGGAGGGGCAGCTATGGGCGTGAGCGGGCAGGCGTGACGAACCCAGGTCTACCCTCGTCCACCGAACCGAAGAAGCGGCCGGCGTGGGTGGTCGGCGGCCTGACGATCGTCAGCTTCGTGGCGTTGTTGTACGCGATCGAGATCGTGGACACCGTCATGGGTCACCGCCTCGACCAGGATGGCATCCGGCCCCTGCAGACCGACGGACTCTGGGGCATCCTGTGGGCGCCCCTGTTGCACGGCGGCTGGCCGCATCTCATCGCCAACACGGTGCCCGCCCTGGTGCTCGGCTTCCTGATGACCCTGGCCGGCATGGGGCGCTTCATCGCCGCGACCGCCATCATCTGGATAGTCGGCGGCTTCGGCACGTGGCTGATCGGCAACATCGGCCTGCACTGCCCCTACGTGACCGTGCAGTGCACGAGCACCCACATCGGCGCTTCCGGGTTGATCTTCGGTTGGCTGGCCTTCCTGATCGTGTTCGGGTTCTTCACCCGCAACGTGTGGGAGATCGTGATCGGCATCGTCGTGTTGTTCGTGTACGGCGGCGTCCTGTTCGGGGTGCTGCCCGGCAATGCGGGGGTGTCCTGGCAGGGCCACCTGAGCGGGGCCATCGCCGGTGTGGTGGCGGCGTACCTCTTGTCCGGACCGGAGCGCAAGGCACGGGAAGCGCGCAAAAGGCCCAACCAATTGACCGCATGA
- the murI gene encoding glutamate racemase codes for MSEQLAPVGIFDSGVGGLTVARAIIDQLPDEDIIYVGDTGNGPYGPLTIPEIRAHSLAIGDDLVARGVKALVIACNTASSACLRDARERYSPVPVVEVILPAVRRAVAATRNGRIGVIGTAATIASGAYQDAFAAARDTEVFGVACPRFVDFVERGVTSGRQVLGLAEGYLEPLQRAEVDTLVLGCTHYPMLSGLIQLAMGDNVTLVSSAEETAKDLLRVLTELDLLKPHESGPAQRVFEATGDPEAFTGLAARFLGPGLDGARQVRRHAGSGK; via the coding sequence ATGAGCGAACAACTGGCACCCGTCGGCATCTTCGACTCCGGCGTGGGCGGACTGACCGTGGCCCGCGCGATCATCGACCAACTGCCCGACGAGGACATCATCTACGTCGGAGACACCGGCAACGGTCCCTACGGGCCGCTGACAATCCCCGAGATCCGGGCCCACTCGTTGGCCATCGGCGACGACCTGGTGGCCCGCGGCGTCAAGGCTCTCGTGATCGCATGCAACACCGCGTCGTCGGCCTGCCTGCGCGATGCGCGCGAGCGCTACTCGCCGGTGCCGGTGGTCGAGGTGATCCTGCCCGCCGTGCGGCGCGCGGTGGCCGCCACCCGCAACGGGCGCATCGGGGTGATCGGCACCGCCGCCACGATCGCCTCTGGCGCCTATCAGGATGCGTTCGCCGCCGCGCGCGACACCGAGGTGTTCGGGGTGGCCTGCCCGCGGTTCGTCGACTTCGTCGAACGCGGGGTCACCAGCGGCCGTCAGGTGCTCGGTCTGGCCGAGGGTTATCTGGAGCCACTGCAGCGGGCCGAGGTCGACACCCTGGTGTTGGGCTGCACGCACTATCCGATGCTGTCCGGGCTCATCCAGCTGGCCATGGGCGACAACGTCACGCTGGTGTCTTCGGCCGAGGAGACCGCCAAGGATCTGCTCAGGGTGCTCACCGAGCTCGATTTGCTGAAGCCACACGAATCCGGTCCGGCGCAACGGGTGTTCGAGGCGACCGGAGATCCCGAGGCATTCACCGGCCTGGCGGCCCGCTTCCTGGGGCCCGGGTTGGACGGCGCGCGGCAGGTCCGACGTCACGCAGGCTCCGGAAAATGA